A region from the Desulfoglaeba alkanexedens ALDC genome encodes:
- the prfB gene encoding peptide chain release factor 2 (programmed frameshift), protein MSFDVSEIKTVLRDLSLRIQTLGGIFDLAGMKERLQELDRIMTKSDFWDDPDAGKDVVKERAQLSEIVSEIERFQHELEENELLLEMALEENDATTVAEVAQKVKQLQKEMRALEVRRMLSAENDRENAIVSINAGAGGTEAQDWAEMLLRMYLRWCERKGFETQLIDILEGEEAGIKNATFTVSGPYAYGLLKSESGIHRLVRISPFDASGRRHTSFAAVFVYPEVDDQIVIDIKPSDLRIDTYRASGAGGQHVNKTSSAVRITHIPTGIVVQCQNEKSQHRNRDLAMKVLRSRLYEREKKIQQEKLQEVHDSLEDIAWGNQIRSYVLQPYRLIKDHRTQFEKGNVESVLDGDLDEFIEAYLFEQLKTESTGALH, encoded by the exons ATGAGCTTCGACGTCAGCGAAATCAAAACCGTTTTGCGGGATCTCTCCCTGCGCATTCAAACCTTGGGAGGC ATCTTTGACCTGGCCGGCATGAAGGAACGGTTGCAGGAACTGGACCGGATCATGACCAAGTCGGATTTCTGGGACGATCCGGACGCCGGCAAAGACGTGGTCAAGGAGCGGGCGCAGCTCAGTGAAATCGTCTCGGAAATTGAGCGCTTCCAACACGAACTGGAAGAAAACGAACTCCTGCTTGAAATGGCTCTCGAGGAAAACGACGCGACCACCGTCGCCGAAGTGGCGCAAAAGGTAAAGCAACTTCAGAAAGAGATGAGGGCGCTGGAGGTTCGCCGGATGCTCAGCGCCGAAAACGACCGGGAAAACGCCATAGTGAGCATCAACGCGGGGGCCGGAGGCACCGAAGCCCAGGACTGGGCGGAAATGCTGCTTCGGATGTATCTGCGCTGGTGTGAACGCAAAGGCTTCGAGACCCAGTTGATCGACATCCTCGAAGGCGAGGAAGCCGGCATCAAGAACGCCACCTTCACGGTTTCAGGCCCCTACGCCTACGGGCTCCTCAAGTCGGAATCGGGCATTCACCGCCTGGTACGCATCTCGCCGTTCGACGCCAGCGGCCGCCGCCACACGTCCTTTGCCGCGGTTTTCGTCTACCCGGAAGTGGACGATCAAATCGTGATCGACATAAAGCCTTCAGACCTGAGGATCGACACGTATCGAGCCAGCGGCGCCGGGGGGCAGCATGTCAACAAGACCAGTTCGGCGGTCCGGATCACGCACATCCCCACTGGAATCGTGGTCCAGTGTCAGAACGAGAAATCCCAGCACCGAAACCGCGATCTGGCCATGAAGGTGCTTCGGTCGCGGCTTTATGAGCGGGAAAAGAAGATTCAGCAGGAAAAACTCCAGGAAGTGCACGACAGTCTGGAAGACATCGCCTGGGGCAACCAGATCCGGTCCTATGTGCTTCAACCCTACCGGCTCATCAAGGACCACCGCACCCAGTTTGAAAAGGGGAACGTGGAAAGTGTTCTGGACGGCGACCTGGACGAGTTCATCGAAGCCTACCTCTTCGAGCAGTTGAAGACCGAAAGCACCGGCGCCCTGCACTGA
- a CDS encoding ribonuclease catalytic domain-containing protein, with protein MTAPTTPQRIEPGTVVEFFEAKEVLLGVCLAVKNQRLSILSENNRELNLARSRVLHASSKPLDLKEGREGAVQALKLLKRRREDLAAQVNVEEIWEVLEEEAEGVELQDLVGLVFPEEPADDEAAAVQRVLLRDRLYFQFKDGRFYARSREKVEQRRLELEREAEQERLLEAGACWLGSLKHKKAAFPAEEFRVRILDALKDYALFGQESAQQSFAKELLKRAGLTPQPHSAFRTLVRLGEWREDENLYLYQQGIARDFPQEILDFAVRKAETLTIPDGRPRRDLRGLHAFTIDSAQTKDYDDALSFRILEEEFYEVGIHIADAAAVVDKDDPVDREARSRATSIYLPDARIPMLPPVLSEGVCSLQSGRDRLALTFLVRIDREGTVLSREVFSSIIRVREQLTYEDVNRKVEEEEAFRELYRLSQRLRAKRLEMGAVILPLPEINVYVNAEGMIQVSRYEKETPSQIIVSEWMIAANSLAAEYLAEKGVPAIYRSQGECRPETDQVQSEHEIFHIYRQRRLFARAELETEPGVHCSLGVPTYTSITSPIRRYIDLVVQRQLVHALETGEAFYSEEELRNLITRLRAQLSRVVFVHRKWTRYWILKYLEQEDIQTMNAIVLDKNARFAQILIPDFLLETQVPLPPETTIQQGEMIAVKVERLNPRDEVLRVQVA; from the coding sequence ATGACCGCTCCAACCACCCCTCAACGGATAGAACCCGGTACGGTCGTGGAGTTTTTCGAAGCCAAGGAAGTCCTGCTGGGTGTGTGTCTTGCCGTCAAGAATCAGCGACTCAGCATCCTTTCCGAAAACAACCGGGAACTGAACCTTGCCCGCAGCCGCGTGCTTCACGCGTCTTCGAAGCCCCTCGACCTCAAAGAAGGCCGGGAGGGAGCGGTTCAGGCGCTCAAGCTTCTCAAGCGGCGGAGGGAAGATCTGGCGGCCCAGGTGAACGTCGAGGAGATCTGGGAAGTCCTGGAAGAAGAGGCGGAGGGCGTGGAACTCCAAGACTTGGTCGGGCTGGTCTTTCCGGAGGAACCGGCAGACGACGAGGCGGCCGCCGTGCAGCGGGTCCTCCTCCGAGACCGCCTCTATTTTCAGTTTAAGGACGGACGGTTCTATGCCCGGAGCCGGGAAAAGGTGGAACAGCGCCGACTGGAACTGGAAAGGGAAGCCGAGCAGGAAAGGCTCCTGGAAGCGGGGGCGTGCTGGCTGGGGTCGTTGAAGCACAAGAAGGCGGCCTTTCCAGCGGAAGAATTCCGGGTCCGGATCCTGGACGCACTGAAAGACTATGCCCTTTTCGGTCAAGAATCGGCGCAGCAGTCCTTCGCCAAGGAACTCCTGAAGCGCGCCGGGCTCACCCCCCAGCCCCATTCCGCCTTCCGCACCCTGGTCCGGCTCGGCGAATGGCGGGAAGACGAAAACCTCTACCTGTACCAGCAGGGGATCGCTCGGGACTTCCCGCAAGAGATTCTCGACTTTGCGGTACGAAAGGCCGAAACCCTCACGATCCCCGACGGTCGGCCGCGGCGCGATCTCCGCGGACTGCACGCCTTCACCATCGACAGCGCCCAGACGAAGGACTACGACGATGCTTTGAGCTTTCGAATACTCGAGGAAGAGTTCTACGAGGTCGGAATCCACATCGCAGACGCCGCGGCGGTGGTGGACAAAGACGACCCGGTGGATCGGGAAGCGCGCTCTCGAGCCACTTCCATTTATCTTCCCGACGCCAGGATTCCCATGCTGCCGCCGGTGCTTTCAGAGGGCGTGTGCAGCCTTCAGTCGGGCAGGGACCGACTGGCGCTGACCTTCCTGGTCCGGATCGACCGTGAGGGGACGGTCCTTTCCCGGGAGGTTTTCTCGAGCATCATCCGGGTCCGGGAACAGCTCACCTACGAAGACGTGAACCGGAAGGTCGAGGAAGAAGAAGCTTTCCGGGAGTTGTACCGGTTGAGCCAGAGGCTTCGAGCGAAGCGGCTCGAGATGGGCGCCGTCATCCTTCCGCTTCCGGAAATCAACGTGTACGTGAATGCCGAAGGCATGATCCAAGTGAGCCGTTATGAAAAAGAAACCCCGAGCCAAATCATCGTGTCGGAATGGATGATCGCCGCCAACAGCCTGGCCGCCGAGTACCTGGCCGAAAAAGGCGTCCCCGCCATTTACCGGAGCCAGGGAGAGTGCCGGCCGGAAACGGATCAGGTGCAAAGCGAGCATGAGATCTTCCATATCTACCGCCAGCGCCGTCTTTTCGCTCGAGCCGAACTGGAGACGGAGCCCGGAGTCCATTGCAGCCTGGGGGTTCCCACGTACACGAGCATCACATCACCCATCCGCCGCTACATCGACCTGGTGGTGCAGCGGCAGTTGGTGCACGCGTTGGAAACCGGGGAAGCGTTCTACTCGGAAGAAGAACTGCGGAACCTCATCACCCGGCTCAGGGCACAGCTTTCGCGCGTGGTGTTCGTCCACCGGAAATGGACCCGCTACTGGATCCTGAAATACCTGGAACAGGAAGACATCCAGACCATGAACGCCATTGTTCTGGACAAGAACGCTCGGTTCGCCCAGATCTTGATTCCCGACTTCCTGCTGGAAACCCAGGTTCCGCTGCCGCCCGAAACCACGATCCAACAGGGCGAAATGATCGCCGTCAAGGTGGAACGCCTGAACCCGAGGGATGAAGTGCTCCGGGTTCAAGTCGCCTGA
- a CDS encoding N-acetylmuramoyl-L-alanine amidase, with translation MMMLCGLLCWSPAAPADAAKSLEAAYRIAKADYHSLLAVPVTEAAREPWEACIRDLQKIVAMDPEGPYAARSLYLIGQSFHHLYDGLGRSEDLQAAVEAYRTLIRKHLGSNLADDAQYLIGVIYEGRDPAQAYLEFVKVPALFPTGDMAEKARERSNRLARRLSSPHRGGVSPQAAPPPEGGPGGAATAAAPVSTEAKEHLPSPQTGSALLEDVQYWSAEGYTRVVVYLSQPVRFGPNTLPPDEANQQPARIYIDFENTSLSPRLKPRIDIMDGFLRDVRVGQYSSDRARVVLDIESIESHKVFSMEDPFRVIIDVRGKRKKVPALSTAPGRGAEGPSLARQLGLSVRRIVLDPGHGGKDKGAIGPNGVYEKDVTLAIAKGLKKILEEMTDCEVILTRTTDRFLSLEERTAIANTCKADLFVSIHANAHTDRSLGGIETYFLNLSTDKESARVAAFENATSTKKISDLEVILQDLMRNTKISESSRLAHEVHRKIIQKVKTQYPEVRDLGVKQAPFYVLLGAEMPSILIETAFISNETEEKLLVNRAFQRVLAGGIAEGLAAYVDIMTKMAQTGEAP, from the coding sequence ATGATGATGCTTTGCGGACTCCTCTGTTGGAGCCCGGCGGCGCCGGCGGATGCCGCCAAATCACTGGAGGCGGCCTATCGCATAGCCAAGGCCGATTACCATTCCCTGCTGGCGGTTCCGGTCACGGAAGCCGCCCGGGAGCCGTGGGAAGCGTGTATCCGGGATCTTCAGAAGATCGTGGCGATGGACCCTGAAGGTCCCTACGCTGCCCGAAGCCTTTATCTGATCGGCCAGTCTTTTCATCACCTCTACGACGGACTCGGACGCTCCGAAGATCTGCAGGCGGCCGTCGAAGCCTATCGAACCCTCATCCGCAAGCACCTGGGGAGCAACTTGGCCGACGATGCCCAGTACCTGATCGGGGTCATCTACGAGGGCAGGGACCCCGCCCAGGCATATTTGGAGTTCGTGAAGGTTCCCGCCCTTTTTCCGACGGGAGATATGGCGGAAAAGGCCCGCGAACGCTCCAATCGCCTGGCCCGGCGGCTGAGTTCCCCGCACCGGGGCGGGGTAAGCCCGCAAGCGGCTCCGCCGCCCGAAGGCGGCCCAGGCGGGGCGGCGACCGCTGCGGCGCCCGTTTCCACGGAAGCGAAGGAACACCTCCCGTCCCCGCAAACGGGTTCGGCGCTCCTCGAAGACGTCCAATATTGGTCTGCTGAGGGCTACACGCGGGTGGTGGTCTACCTGAGCCAACCCGTCCGGTTCGGGCCCAATACCCTGCCCCCCGACGAAGCGAACCAACAGCCGGCCCGCATCTACATCGACTTCGAAAACACGTCGTTGAGCCCGCGTCTCAAGCCCCGGATCGACATCATGGATGGTTTTCTTCGTGACGTGCGCGTCGGCCAGTACAGCTCGGACCGGGCAAGGGTGGTCCTGGACATCGAGTCCATCGAATCCCACAAAGTGTTCTCGATGGAAGATCCCTTCCGGGTGATCATCGATGTGCGGGGCAAGAGGAAGAAGGTACCCGCTCTGTCCACCGCGCCCGGAAGGGGCGCGGAGGGTCCGAGCCTGGCCCGGCAATTGGGGCTTTCGGTCCGCCGGATCGTGCTGGATCCCGGCCACGGGGGAAAGGACAAGGGGGCCATTGGGCCCAACGGCGTATACGAAAAGGACGTGACCCTCGCCATTGCCAAAGGCTTGAAAAAAATACTGGAAGAAATGACCGACTGCGAGGTCATCCTCACGAGGACTACCGACCGTTTCCTTTCACTGGAGGAAAGGACCGCCATCGCCAACACCTGCAAGGCGGACCTGTTCGTTTCCATCCACGCCAATGCACACACGGACCGGAGCCTGGGCGGGATCGAAACCTATTTCTTGAATCTTTCCACCGACAAGGAATCGGCTCGAGTCGCCGCCTTCGAGAACGCCACTTCAACCAAGAAGATCAGCGACCTGGAAGTCATACTGCAGGATCTCATGAGAAACACCAAGATCAGTGAATCCTCCCGTCTGGCCCATGAAGTGCATCGGAAGATCATCCAGAAGGTCAAGACTCAATATCCCGAAGTCCGGGATCTGGGTGTCAAGCAGGCCCCGTTCTATGTCCTGCTGGGAGCGGAGATGCCTTCCATTCTCATCGAAACGGCGTTCATTTCCAACGAAACGGAGGAGAAGCTTTTGGTCAATCGAGCTTTCCAGCGGGTGCTGGCGGGCGGAATCGCCGAGGGTCTGGCCGCTTACGTGGACATCATGACAAAGATGGCCCAGACGGGAGAAGCTCCATGA
- the mutS gene encoding DNA mismatch repair protein MutS — MQKLTPMMQQYLEIKAEFPDALLLYRMGDFYELFLDDAVKAAKILDIALTSRDKQAENPVPMCGVPYHAAENYIVKLVDAGHKVAVCDQVEDPRQAKGLVRREVTRVITPGLVVEQQNLAAASPNYLAAVAENSGRQGLAYLDISTGEFKVVELDAESTVFDEILRVAPRELLVDEHARPAWLDQLQRRFEVTVTFVDSDAFDRRRAEKRLIEHFKVHSLDGFGLQNMKAGIQAAGAILHYARANRLGDCSHVRSLLPYHPHDYMTLDEATVRNLEIFRSATFGNRKGSLLDVIDRTKTPMGARKIQEWLRFPLLDLERILARQEAVGELVERPAVMARLADHLSRIQDMERILGRISVGSAQPRDLAALRKSLRSLPEIRKALAEHEGGMLKEISADWDDLSDLAERIEKTLVEDPPAAAAGGYIRADAHPELEQVTRLSRDAKGWMLNYEARERERTGIGSLKVRYNKIFGYFIEVSRANLSLVPDHYVRKQTLVNAERFITDELKTFESQVLEADARRMELEEAIFRELRNWLAGQGHRIQKMSRKVAELDGLHSLAETAALNDYRRPIVDHSGDLSIRESRHPVIEHFMEDGSFVPNDLELNQEAQQVLIITGPNMAGKSTILRQCALIVLLAQIGSFVPAERARIGIVDRIFTRVGASDDLARGRSTFMVEMQETANILRTATPRSLVILDEIGRGTSTFDGMSLAWAVAEHLHNYQGVGVKTLFATHYHELTELAERLPRVKNFNVAVKEWEDDILFFHKLVPGGTNRSYGIQVARLAGIPGEVIDRAREILIQLEAGKHGPPGGVAEALTHRRKVRAARPKEAGFQLSLFRPTAEWIQEQILALDLDRMTPLAALQTLYALKERLARSEL; from the coding sequence ATGCAGAAGCTTACTCCGATGATGCAGCAGTATCTGGAGATCAAGGCGGAATTTCCCGACGCGCTGCTGCTCTACCGAATGGGCGACTTTTACGAGTTGTTCCTGGACGACGCGGTGAAGGCCGCGAAGATCCTGGATATCGCTCTCACATCGCGAGACAAACAGGCGGAAAACCCCGTTCCCATGTGTGGCGTGCCGTACCATGCCGCCGAAAACTATATCGTCAAGCTGGTGGATGCGGGCCACAAGGTGGCGGTGTGCGATCAGGTGGAGGATCCCAGGCAGGCGAAAGGCCTGGTGCGCCGTGAAGTCACCCGGGTGATCACACCCGGGCTGGTGGTGGAACAACAGAACCTGGCGGCGGCGTCCCCCAATTACCTGGCGGCGGTGGCCGAGAATTCGGGGCGCCAAGGGCTGGCGTACCTGGACATTTCCACGGGGGAATTCAAGGTCGTGGAATTGGATGCCGAGAGCACGGTTTTCGACGAGATTCTACGGGTTGCTCCCCGGGAACTGCTTGTAGACGAACACGCCCGGCCCGCCTGGCTGGACCAGCTGCAACGGCGGTTTGAAGTGACCGTCACCTTTGTCGATTCCGACGCCTTTGACCGGCGCCGCGCCGAAAAGCGGCTCATCGAGCACTTCAAGGTCCACTCCCTGGATGGATTCGGGCTGCAGAACATGAAGGCGGGTATCCAGGCTGCGGGCGCCATCCTTCATTACGCGCGGGCCAACCGCCTGGGGGACTGTTCGCACGTGAGGTCTCTCCTGCCGTACCATCCCCACGATTACATGACCCTGGACGAGGCCACCGTTCGAAACCTGGAGATTTTCCGCTCCGCCACCTTCGGAAACCGGAAGGGTTCGCTCCTGGACGTCATCGACCGGACGAAAACGCCCATGGGAGCCAGAAAGATCCAGGAATGGCTCCGGTTTCCCCTGCTGGATCTGGAAAGGATTCTGGCTCGGCAGGAAGCCGTGGGGGAACTCGTGGAGCGGCCCGCGGTCATGGCCCGGCTGGCCGATCACCTGTCACGCATCCAGGACATGGAACGCATCCTCGGGCGCATCAGCGTGGGTTCCGCACAGCCTCGGGACCTGGCGGCGCTCAGGAAGTCGCTCCGATCCCTTCCCGAAATCCGCAAAGCCCTCGCTGAGCATGAAGGCGGCATGCTGAAGGAGATTTCAGCGGACTGGGACGACCTCTCCGACCTGGCCGAGCGTATAGAAAAAACCCTGGTGGAGGATCCGCCGGCCGCGGCGGCGGGCGGATACATCAGGGCGGACGCTCATCCCGAGCTGGAGCAGGTCACTCGGCTCAGCCGGGACGCCAAGGGATGGATGCTGAACTATGAGGCCAGGGAAAGGGAGCGGACCGGCATCGGCTCCCTCAAGGTGCGTTACAATAAAATCTTTGGATACTTCATCGAAGTCTCGCGCGCCAATCTTTCGCTGGTGCCGGACCACTATGTCCGCAAGCAGACCCTGGTCAACGCCGAACGGTTCATCACGGATGAACTCAAAACGTTCGAAAGCCAGGTACTGGAAGCGGATGCCAGGCGAATGGAACTGGAAGAAGCCATCTTCCGGGAACTCAGGAACTGGCTGGCCGGCCAGGGGCACCGCATCCAGAAAATGTCCCGGAAGGTGGCCGAGCTGGACGGCCTTCACTCACTGGCCGAAACCGCGGCTTTGAACGATTACCGCCGTCCCATCGTGGACCACAGCGGCGATCTTTCCATACGGGAAAGCCGTCATCCGGTGATCGAGCACTTCATGGAAGACGGTTCGTTCGTTCCCAACGACCTGGAACTCAACCAGGAAGCGCAGCAGGTTCTCATCATCACCGGTCCCAACATGGCGGGTAAATCGACCATCCTGCGCCAATGCGCCCTGATCGTGCTTCTCGCGCAGATCGGAAGCTTCGTTCCCGCCGAAAGAGCTCGGATCGGAATTGTCGATCGGATCTTCACGCGGGTGGGCGCATCGGACGATCTGGCACGGGGGCGCTCCACCTTCATGGTGGAAATGCAGGAGACGGCCAATATTCTCCGGACCGCTACGCCACGCAGCCTGGTGATTCTCGATGAGATCGGCCGGGGAACGAGCACTTTCGATGGGATGAGCCTGGCCTGGGCGGTGGCCGAGCATCTTCACAACTATCAGGGGGTCGGAGTCAAAACGCTTTTCGCCACCCACTATCACGAACTCACCGAACTGGCGGAAAGGCTTCCTCGCGTCAAGAATTTCAATGTAGCCGTGAAGGAGTGGGAGGACGATATCCTGTTTTTTCACAAGCTGGTTCCCGGCGGCACCAACAGGAGCTACGGCATCCAGGTGGCTCGGCTTGCCGGAATCCCCGGCGAGGTCATCGACCGGGCGAGGGAGATCCTCATCCAGCTGGAAGCCGGAAAGCACGGACCGCCGGGCGGCGTTGCGGAGGCTTTGACCCACCGAAGAAAGGTCCGGGCGGCCAGGCCGAAGGAAGCAGGCTTCCAGCTCAGCCTGTTTCGCCCGACCGCAGAATGGATCCAGGAGCAGATCCTGGCGCTGGACCTCGATCGCATGACACCGCTGGCGGCCCTTCAGACACTCTACGCCCTGAAGGAACGGCTGGCCCGCTCCGAGCTCTGA
- a CDS encoding 4Fe-4S binding protein, protein MGRGPGAGRSVGPRGWPSGFGYRTQAPVTAAPQVDQEKCVGCGECAKACSFGAISIQNGKAVVAPQLCQGCRVCVSACPKGAIS, encoded by the coding sequence ATGGGACGTGGTCCCGGGGCCGGCCGAAGCGTCGGGCCAAGGGGTTGGCCATCCGGTTTTGGGTACAGGACCCAAGCGCCTGTCACAGCGGCTCCGCAGGTAGACCAAGAAAAGTGTGTTGGCTGCGGCGAGTGCGCCAAAGCCTGCTCGTTCGGAGCGATCTCCATTCAAAACGGAAAAGCAGTCGTGGCCCCGCAGCTCTGCCAGGGCTGTCGGGTTTGCGTATCTGCCTGCCCCAAAGGGGCCATCTCGTAG
- a CDS encoding type II toxin-antitoxin system Phd/YefM family antitoxin has translation MKTIAFTDFRKRASDLITEVEHGETLILLRRGKPVAEVVPFSDRAQRMPAWKQSGIQLRIPGGDLSSAILEERGTAP, from the coding sequence ATGAAGACTATTGCTTTCACCGATTTTCGTAAAAGGGCTTCAGATTTAATAACTGAGGTAGAGCATGGGGAGACGCTTATTCTTCTCAGGCGTGGAAAGCCCGTGGCTGAAGTAGTTCCGTTTTCTGACAGGGCACAAAGAATGCCAGCATGGAAACAATCAGGAATCCAGCTGCGTATTCCCGGAGGCGATTTGTCCTCTGCTATTTTAGAGGAACGTGGGACGGCTCCATGA